The segment GGATAGCAGATTCAAAGAAAATATTCGACGGGATATGGAAGGCCCAATCGGCATAAAGCATCCCGGACAGACATCCGACAAAACTACCAATAACCGTTAAGACAGGATTCATCAAAATCATGGCCAAAAGCCGCGGGGAAATCAGAAAACGAACAGGATTGATCGCCATGGTCTTTAAGGCTTCGATCTCTTCGGAGACTTTCATGCTCCCTAGCTCCGCTGCCATTGCAGACCCACATCGGGCAATCACAACACATCCCACGATCAATGGCCCCATTTGGCGTAATATAGAGACACAAACGATACTTGAGAGTAAATCCACGGTCCCGATTTTCACCAGCTCCCGAGCACTCTCCATGGACAGGATCAACCCGATAAAAAACATAATCAACACCACCACCCCGAGCGAACGCACACCAAACTCATTCATCTGGAAAAAGACATTGCGCCAGCTGAGTTTATGCCCTTTGAAAGGTGCCAGAAAAGTCCAATAAAACGCCTGCATCAGGAGATTCGAGTAGCTCCCCAGCTTTTCCAGCGCGTATAATATTTTTTCTTTCACCCGTTTGCTTATTTGAAGGATTCTAATGCCCCTGCCTCATCTAAGAAAATGGTGAATACAGAATCCAAACGGGCAATCTCAAAGACATTTTTCACCACGGGAGCCAACCCACAGAGTACGAGTCGGCCTTGGAATTTCCGGCTGCGTTGGAAAACATCGATCACCGTCGCCAGCCCGGAACTGGCTATATAGGTGGCCTCATTAAAATTCACTACGATTTGTTTCGCCTGTTTTTTGATCAATTGATCAAAAAGAGCACGCGCTTTGGGAGCGTTTGCCAAATCGAATTCACCCGAGACATCGATGATGTGAACCCCATTTTCTTCCCTGAAAGATATTTCCATAGGCCTTCCTTCATAAAGAACCGGTTATTATGGAACAAGCTTTTTTACGAAAAATAAAATGATCATTCTGGGGAATCTTATTATCTAAGAATCCTCAAATGGGCTTCAGCCGGCCCCGTGTCCCGTGATATGGGGCTATGGCTTGGTCAGGGGTGCCCGAATCCATCGCAGTCTAACCCTTATCATTGACCCATTTAGTCAGTCCCGAAGTAATGACTTTTTAATTGGATAAAATACCCGCTTTCCTCGAGTTTGAGGAGGGCGTGGTTAATATCGCGCCTGAGCGGACTGCCTGTGGGTAATGCAAACCCGTATTTTTCAATATTAAATACAGGCCCGACTTCGCCAATCGGTAATTCCGGATGACTATTATCATAATACTGGAGGAGCGGGGCATCATCGATAATGGCATTAACCCGTTTTTTTACGAGTGCGTTGACTGCCGAGGGTAAATCCTTGAAACTCACAGTCTCCAGATGACGCTCAGCGCAATACAACTCACCCGGACTGCCTTGGATTACACCGATTACTTTTCCTCCCAAGTCATTGGGGCCATTAATTTCATTTCGGAGAGTATTTGCCGTCATGACACTGGTAATCGAGGAAGTGATATAAGCAATAATCGCCACCCCACAAGCCAGCCATATCCCCGCGACCACCCTCCCCATCGGCCCAGGAATCCCCTTGTGATTACTTTTTCCTGTCATGGTCACCGACATCACGTGGTAAAAGGAATCGGCCAGTCCATGTGTCCATTCAGGGGTAAACTCCTTGTCATAATGCCTCTGGACAAGTGTAAAAATAATGGTGCCCAATAGAACAATGACTAATCCCACAGCAAACACCTTCAAATGACCTCCCTCGATTAAGCCATTCCAGAGCTTCTTGAATGTTTGATTTTTATTATTATTAATCATGACCCGTAATCCGGCATCAAAAAATGGATGACTAAAATCCACTTCCTTCATCCTTTGGCTTGTGATGGCCATATCACTCAGGGCGACATCGATTTCTCTTTTACTAATGGCCTCTAAAAGCTCAGCCACGTCATCAAATTTACGGTAAGTAAATGTGATTTTTATTTCTGCGGCCACCCGTTCCCAGAGCTCAATAGCAAATCCACTATATTCGCCGTTTAAATCAATAATAACAAAAGGCGAATCCGCACAGACGCCTACGACTAGCGGTTTATTGCCCACCGGCACTGGATTGTCATTTGACGCAGCCCCGTGCAGAACCGGCGAGAAAACCAG is part of the Verrucomicrobiota bacterium genome and harbors:
- a CDS encoding ABC transporter permease; its protein translation is MKEKILYALEKLGSYSNLLMQAFYWTFLAPFKGHKLSWRNVFFQMNEFGVRSLGVVVLIMFFIGLILSMESARELVKIGTVDLLSSIVCVSILRQMGPLIVGCVVIARCGSAMAAELGSMKVSEEIEALKTMAINPVRFLISPRLLAMILMNPVLTVIGSFVGCLSGMLYADWAFHIPSNIFFESAIQRLEIIDVLTGVIKSFVFGILIVTISCYYAFEVEGGSEGVGKATTNSVVMSVVAIIVANAVLTAVLISF
- a CDS encoding STAS domain-containing protein, whose translation is MEISFREENGVHIIDVSGEFDLANAPKARALFDQLIKKQAKQIVVNFNEATYIASSGLATVIDVFQRSRKFQGRLVLCGLAPVVKNVFEIARLDSVFTIFLDEAGALESFK
- a CDS encoding transporter substrate-binding domain-containing protein, whose translation is MLKKFSSFLILCLVFSPVLHGAASNDNPVPVGNKPLVVGVCADSPFVIIDLNGEYSGFAIELWERVAAEIKITFTYRKFDDVAELLEAISKREIDVALSDMAITSQRMKEVDFSHPFFDAGLRVMINNNKNQTFKKLWNGLIEGGHLKVFAVGLVIVLLGTIIFTLVQRHYDKEFTPEWTHGLADSFYHVMSVTMTGKSNHKGIPGPMGRVVAGIWLACGVAIIAYITSSITSVMTANTLRNEINGPNDLGGKVIGVIQGSPGELYCAERHLETVSFKDLPSAVNALVKKRVNAIIDDAPLLQYYDNSHPELPIGEVGPVFNIEKYGFALPTGSPLRRDINHALLKLEESGYFIQLKSHYFGTD